A DNA window from Leptidea sinapis chromosome 39, ilLepSina1.1, whole genome shotgun sequence contains the following coding sequences:
- the LOC126976188 gene encoding uncharacterized protein LOC126976188, giving the protein MSQFTQYSGSSNTILIRFIGLKPHEALHGGARGAMCYTQPPFAGFIPRVVHVSSAIIIMASKAFEKYVEQEVLINCVESRPVLWDKTLEIYKDKIAKTAAWREICGILKEDFEAMEQKERQEFGKYVIKKWNSTRDAWIRTLSEKKKLKKSGAAASNTKPYKYHNQMLFLKKVVTPGDTHENVPANDNITETVKSNKDNEDEPDQITEQSGSDRQKERQNLAPPQRKAIKRNVNEVDAKMIEYMNDQLKKSKNEFEDPNLSFFKGILPQLASLNGDQILEFQSGVINLLQNIKSRRYGQSNYEWPPYSQSSSTPHYHTQGYFSRPHHLDSTPSVEGSPSVESTFSQESDLPDLSMF; this is encoded by the exons ATGAGCCAGTTCACACAGTATTCCGGATCCAGTAATACTATACTAATCCGTTTTATCGGATTGAAACCGCACGAGGCTTTGCACGGGGGTGCGCGGGGTGCGATGTGCTACACACAGCCGCCATTTGCCGGTTTCATTCCTAGAGTAGTGCACGTGTCCAGTGCTATCATAATCATGGCAAGCAAGGCGTTTGAAAAATATGTTGAGCAAGAAGTTTTGATAAATTGTGTTGAAAGTAGACCAGTTCTTTGGGACAAAACACTGGagatttataaagataaaattgcaAAAACCGCAGCTTGGCGCGAAATATGCGGTATTCTAAAGGAGGATTTTGAAGCTATGGAACAAAAAGAAAGACAAGAATttg gaaaatatgttataaaaaaatggaattCGACTAGAGATGCCTGGATACGAACATTGAGTGAGAAAAAGAAATTGAAGAAATCTGGAGCTGCTGCCTCAAATACCAAGCCTTACAAATATCACaatcaaatgttatttttgaaaaaagttgTCACCCCAGGTGATACACACGAGAACGTCCCTGCTAATGACAACATCACGGAAAcagtaaaaagtaataaagacaACGAAGATGAACCTGATCAGATTACGGAACAAAGTGGTAGTGACAGACAAAAGGAAAGACAAAATTTAGCCCCGCCGCAACGCAAGGCAATCAAAAGAAATGTGAATGAAGTAGACGCCAAAATGATTGAATACATGAATGAtcagttaaaaaaaagtaaaaatgagTTTGAAGATCCCAATTTATCGTTCTTCAAAGGTATTTTGCCGCAACTGGCTTCACTTAATGGCGATCAAATTTTAGAATTTCAGTCTGGAGTGATAAaccttttacaaaatattaaaagtagaaGATATGGTCAGTCAAACTACGAGTGGCCTCCATATTCACAAAGTTCTAGCACTCCTCACTACCACACCCAAGGTTATTTTAGTAGGCCACATCATCTTGACTCTACACCATCAGTAGAAGGTTCGCCATCAGTAGAATCTACATTCAGCCAGGAGTCAGACTTGCCAGATCTGTCTATGTTTTGA
- the LOC126976183 gene encoding uncharacterized protein LOC126976183: MDVVVLYWYYRRLRRRKPRRYWIHPLLRQRFCRGAVVRQLKEDESKFFTYFRMTTSTFDDLLKRLEKDLKKKDTNWRKSLCPEVKLAIFLRYAASGCTFQELHYVFRVGVSTISNIIKEVTRCIWNNLNDEFMRLPTTVSEWEHISNGFDTKANFPHCLGAVDGKHIRLRKPAKSGSMYLNYKDFFSIILLAIVDSDYRFLYVSIGSYGKECDSSIFKESTFWKMMLDGSLQIPEPCPLITGSETRVPYVIIGDEGFGLHENLMRPFSGTHLDVNKRIYNYRLTRARRYVECAFGILANKWRVFHRPLDVNKTTAIWIVKACTVLHNFIREKEGLKDGNTSESEAFHFNSLPDDETLRGGRTANSVRTEFENYFVSESGSVSWQNEAI, encoded by the exons ATGGACGTTGTCGTGTTGTATTGGTACTATCGTCGTCTGCGGCGGAGGAAGCCCCGGCGTTATTGGATACATCCACTATTAAGGCAAAGATTTTGTCGTGGTGCTGTTGTGCGTCAGCTGAAAGAAGACGAATctaaattttttacttatttccgAATGACGACGTCTACTTTTGATGACCTTCTTAAACGATTAGAAaaggatttaaaaaagaaagacacaaACTGGAGGAAAAGCTTGTGCCCTGAAGTAAAACTAGCGATATTTTTAAG gtatGCAGCGTCTGGGTGTACATTTCAAGAACTTCATTACGTCTTTCGTGTCGGTGTGTCAACTATAAGCAACATTATTAAGGAAGTTACACGATGCATATGGAACAACTTGAATGACGAGTTTATGCGACTTCCTACAACAGTGAGTGAATGGGAGCATATATCAAATGGATTCGACACAAAAGCAAATTTTCCCCACTGTTTAGGAGCAGTGGACGGTAAACACATCAGACTTCGAAAACCAGCAAAAAGTGGCTCAATGTACCTAAATTACAAAGACTTTTTTTCCATCATATTATTAGCGATCGTAGACTCTGACTATCGTTTTCTATATGTTAGTATTGGGTCGTATGGAAAAGAATGCGATTCATCAATATTCAAGGAGTCGACATTTTGGAAAATGATGCTAGATGGCAGTTTACAAATACCAGAACCTTGCCCATTAATAACAGGCTCAGAAACGAGAGTTCCCTACGTCATAATCGGCGATGAAGGTTTCGGTTTACACGAAAATTTAATGAGGCCATTTAGCGGGACGCATTTAGACGTAAATAAGCGAATATATAACTATCGTTTGACCAGAGCTAGACGATACGTTGAATGTGCATTTGGTATTCTTGCTAATAAGTGGAGAGTATTCCACCGGCCTCTAGACGTCAACAAAACAACAGCTATATGGATAGTTAAGGCATGTACCGTTCTACAcaactttataagggaaaaaGAGGGCTTAAAGGATGGCAACACATCCGAATCTGAagcatttcatttcaatagcCTACCTGATGATGAAACGCTACGAGGTGGTCGAACTGCAAATTCAGTTCGAACGGAATTCGAAAACTATTTCGTGTCCGAATCTGGGTCAGTTTCTTGGCAGAATGaagctatttaa